The proteins below come from a single Desulfovibrio inopinatus DSM 10711 genomic window:
- a CDS encoding SPFH domain-containing protein, translating into MTALLQGPIIMFIVLAVIVVVLFVKTAVVVPQKSEYVVERLGKFHNVLGAGFHILIPFIDRVAYARSLKEEVMDIPSQICITRDNVSVAIDGVIYLQVIDSQLSAYGIDNYKIGATQLAQTSLRSAIGKIDLDKTFEERDAINYQVIKAVDEAAQSWGVKVLRYEIKDITPPDTVMASMEAQMKAEREKRAEIARSEGDKQARINRAEGLRQEAIAMSEGEKQKRINEAEGQAQEITLLAEATASGIARVAEAISQGDGITAANLRVAERYIEEFGKLASTTNTMILPANLTDTAGMVATAMSVLEKTSSVSKKDNTVG; encoded by the coding sequence ATGACAGCCCTGTTGCAAGGCCCAATCATCATGTTCATCGTTTTGGCGGTTATTGTTGTCGTCTTGTTTGTGAAAACCGCCGTCGTTGTCCCTCAAAAATCAGAATACGTTGTCGAACGATTGGGTAAATTCCACAATGTTCTCGGCGCGGGCTTTCATATACTCATCCCATTTATTGATCGGGTCGCGTATGCCCGCTCCTTGAAAGAAGAAGTCATGGATATCCCGTCACAAATCTGTATTACCCGCGACAATGTCAGTGTCGCCATTGACGGGGTGATCTATCTCCAGGTCATCGACAGTCAATTATCGGCGTATGGCATCGACAATTACAAGATCGGCGCCACCCAGCTTGCCCAAACCTCCTTGCGATCGGCTATTGGCAAAATTGATCTCGATAAGACCTTTGAAGAACGCGATGCGATTAATTACCAGGTCATCAAAGCTGTTGATGAAGCCGCTCAAAGCTGGGGCGTCAAAGTCTTGCGCTATGAAATCAAAGATATCACTCCGCCCGATACCGTCATGGCTTCCATGGAAGCTCAGATGAAAGCTGAGCGGGAAAAACGCGCCGAAATCGCCCGGTCCGAAGGGGACAAACAGGCCCGGATCAATCGGGCTGAAGGCCTGCGTCAGGAAGCCATCGCTATGAGTGAAGGCGAAAAACAAAAACGCATCAACGAAGCTGAAGGACAGGCTCAGGAAATCACACTTCTGGCGGAAGCCACAGCCAGTGGCATTGCCAGAGTGGCTGAAGCTATTTCTCAGGGAGATGGCATTACCGCAGCCAACTTGCGTGTGGCCGAACGATATATCGAAGAATTTGGTAAGCTGGCCAGCACGACCAACACGATGATTCTTCCCGCCAACCTGACGGATACGGCCGGTATGGTCGCAACAGCGATGTCTGTCTTGGAAAAAACGAGTTCAGTGTCCAAAAAGGACAACACTGTCGGTTAA
- a CDS encoding NfeD family protein, producing MSDYLIWFLVGTAFLIAEMMMPGFIVIFFGIGAWTTALFSALFSTGLEVELAIFITSSLLALFGLRRFFLRTFSGVSKPAPDRYIDEIVGKTAQVTKKIGPHHRGEVKFRGSYWQAVADTQLVPGDDAIILGQSLDDSLTLEVTPASRIQTEESLS from the coding sequence ATGAGCGATTATCTTATATGGTTCCTTGTCGGAACAGCCTTCCTTATTGCCGAAATGATGATGCCGGGATTCATTGTCATCTTTTTCGGCATTGGAGCATGGACGACAGCCCTGTTCAGTGCGCTCTTCAGCACGGGGCTTGAGGTGGAGTTAGCGATATTCATTACGAGTTCTTTGCTTGCTTTGTTTGGTTTACGTCGCTTCTTTCTGCGGACATTCAGCGGCGTATCCAAACCGGCACCAGATCGCTATATTGATGAGATCGTGGGAAAAACCGCCCAGGTCACCAAAAAGATAGGCCCACACCACCGCGGAGAAGTCAAATTCAGAGGAAGTTATTGGCAGGCCGTCGCCGATACACAGCTCGTTCCTGGAGACGACGCCATCATCCTTGGCCAAAGTTTGGATGACAGCCTGACACTTGAGGTTACCCCTGCATCACGCATTCAAACGGAGGAGTCCCTGTCATGA
- a CDS encoding PAS domain S-box protein: protein MIEGVTMKSVIVSKRWRWNVVWGGSLGILTTTSAFAASSQNEGAHFVDMIFFPGFWLVTGVCIFIIGLFSLALFSLSRRLGQKQRQFETTLERVPLGVLWFGIEGDIHDVNDAMVEMMGHTSPQNLIEERHGIMQSLFASIDGYAVFMDMLKQQGRFSGADLMLRRNDGVVLRMECTAFAESSKYSSTRFQGFFRNVTLYRREQKSLVDNTNRLELALGAANAGIWDFYPGTDKASFDNQWFIMLGYQPDVFEHTFDTWIDLIHPDDVHEMTRKLDAYIKTSASGVFETRFRMKAASETWRWVLCTGKTVAWDDSGKPIRIIGINLDIHKQTVAEEHIRVSEMTYRELFNAFQDSILLQEPGTGIILDANKTLLERFAYESLKELRGVRFEDLSAGMPPYGRAEVEALLQYTQLEGPQHVEWLVRTRHGDFFWAEVKTKIVTLLGERRILVHLRDISEKKQAEVALRESEGLFRAMFDQTVQYMGLLGVKGRILKVNRALLELAGVRAQDVIGLPFAVAPWVQQTSESQEFIDRAIHEASEGIVVQREIIFVDQHDQQHIVDFSLAPFRGDTGNIVSLIAEGRDMTDLRNALQALNVNRKQLEMTLEAVNAGIFELYPESDTIEWTRGWRTALGYDEQEIGADLAHWNYLVHPEDRVRVVNHFFNAVSSASPGEIFEIEYRLQCKDGHYMWVKTKALSSSFNLQGDVVQVQGITYDIQQDKEVQARLRASEKKYKEIFNAGAEAIGVIDPNNFSIAEANSAFIDMFNLTVHTLYNQHITDLFAVAADGTCPPVDALEQSHEGGTLSFQGQGKTAEKTFLVEGTVKTVALDGKLQFLLVVRDVTERRRLQEIMIQSEKMLSVGGLAAGMAHEINNPLGVILQSIQNVIRRSKPGTKVGDQAASACGLDFDTLRCFLNSTGIDETYEDIRGAGVRAAKIVEDMLSFSRKTDSTLNKCSLLEITQRAINLAKADYNLRKKYDFKNIDLQIDHEDDLPNIPCLENEIEQVILNLLRNAAHALAESGPEHPSIHITIRQNNDEIELQVCDNGPGMYKDVARRIFEPFFTTKEAGTGTGLGLSVSYFIVTERHGGHLSVTTEPGEGSCFLMSLPISRETRRDMNGAISHLTTNEEKPV from the coding sequence ATGATCGAGGGCGTCACGATGAAGTCGGTCATTGTGTCGAAAAGATGGAGATGGAATGTGGTTTGGGGAGGGAGTCTGGGTATTCTGACGACCACCTCGGCATTCGCAGCGTCTTCTCAAAATGAAGGAGCACATTTCGTCGACATGATATTTTTTCCCGGTTTTTGGCTGGTTACCGGAGTGTGCATTTTTATTATCGGATTATTCAGTCTTGCCTTGTTTTCTCTCTCCCGCCGCCTCGGCCAAAAACAAAGACAATTTGAAACAACCCTTGAGCGAGTGCCGTTGGGAGTTCTCTGGTTTGGAATCGAAGGTGATATTCATGATGTCAATGACGCCATGGTTGAAATGATGGGGCATACCTCTCCTCAGAATTTAATTGAAGAGCGTCATGGCATTATGCAAAGCCTGTTTGCTTCCATTGATGGATACGCCGTCTTTATGGATATGCTGAAGCAACAGGGACGATTCAGCGGCGCCGATTTGATGTTGCGACGCAACGATGGCGTTGTTTTACGTATGGAGTGTACGGCATTTGCCGAATCCTCAAAATATTCTTCCACGAGGTTTCAAGGTTTTTTCCGCAATGTGACCCTGTATCGGCGCGAACAGAAAAGTCTTGTTGATAACACCAATCGGTTGGAGTTGGCATTGGGAGCAGCCAATGCCGGCATTTGGGACTTTTATCCGGGAACGGACAAGGCTTCTTTTGATAATCAGTGGTTCATCATGCTGGGTTATCAGCCCGATGTCTTCGAACATACGTTTGATACGTGGATCGATTTGATTCATCCTGATGATGTGCATGAAATGACACGGAAGCTGGATGCCTACATCAAGACGTCTGCTTCGGGGGTTTTTGAAACTCGATTTCGCATGAAGGCCGCATCCGAAACATGGCGATGGGTACTCTGTACAGGGAAAACTGTTGCCTGGGATGATAGCGGAAAGCCAATCCGCATAATCGGGATCAACCTTGATATTCACAAACAGACTGTTGCTGAAGAACACATTCGCGTCTCGGAAATGACCTATCGTGAATTGTTCAATGCATTTCAAGATTCCATCCTCTTGCAGGAGCCGGGGACCGGGATCATTCTTGATGCGAATAAAACGCTTTTAGAACGATTTGCCTATGAGTCGCTTAAGGAGTTGCGGGGAGTTCGATTTGAGGATTTGAGCGCGGGGATGCCTCCTTATGGTCGTGCAGAGGTCGAAGCGTTATTGCAGTACACCCAACTGGAAGGTCCGCAGCATGTCGAGTGGCTCGTTCGAACACGCCACGGTGACTTCTTTTGGGCTGAGGTCAAAACCAAGATCGTTACTCTACTCGGCGAACGCCGAATTTTGGTTCATCTGCGCGATATCAGTGAAAAGAAACAAGCCGAGGTTGCACTTCGTGAGTCCGAAGGGCTGTTTCGGGCAATGTTCGACCAGACTGTCCAATATATGGGACTGCTGGGCGTCAAAGGGCGTATACTCAAAGTCAACCGGGCTCTGCTTGAGTTAGCCGGAGTAAGAGCCCAAGATGTGATAGGGTTGCCTTTTGCGGTTGCTCCGTGGGTTCAGCAGACCAGTGAAAGCCAGGAATTTATTGATAGAGCTATTCATGAAGCCAGTGAAGGGATCGTCGTTCAACGTGAAATCATTTTCGTCGACCAGCATGACCAACAACACATTGTGGATTTTTCACTCGCTCCATTTCGTGGCGATACCGGGAATATTGTTTCTCTTATTGCCGAAGGCCGCGATATGACGGATCTGCGCAATGCATTGCAGGCTCTTAACGTCAATCGTAAACAGCTTGAGATGACTCTGGAAGCTGTGAATGCTGGTATTTTTGAGCTGTATCCCGAAAGCGACACCATTGAATGGACAAGGGGATGGCGAACGGCTCTTGGATATGACGAACAGGAAATTGGTGCCGACTTGGCACACTGGAATTACTTGGTGCATCCCGAAGATCGCGTTCGGGTCGTGAATCATTTCTTTAATGCCGTATCGTCCGCATCTCCTGGGGAGATATTTGAAATAGAATATCGCCTTCAGTGTAAAGATGGTCATTATATGTGGGTGAAAACGAAAGCCTTGAGTTCCTCCTTCAATCTTCAAGGAGACGTTGTGCAGGTGCAGGGCATTACGTACGATATCCAACAAGATAAGGAAGTCCAGGCACGTCTCAGGGCATCGGAGAAAAAATACAAGGAAATTTTCAATGCCGGAGCAGAGGCCATTGGTGTTATCGATCCCAACAACTTTTCGATTGCCGAAGCCAACTCCGCTTTTATCGACATGTTCAACCTCACGGTACATACGCTCTATAATCAGCACATAACCGATTTGTTCGCCGTCGCTGCCGATGGAACGTGTCCTCCTGTGGATGCGCTGGAGCAGAGTCATGAAGGTGGCACTCTATCTTTTCAAGGTCAGGGGAAAACTGCAGAGAAGACATTTCTCGTTGAAGGAACCGTCAAAACCGTCGCCCTGGACGGAAAGCTTCAGTTTTTGCTTGTGGTGCGCGATGTCACGGAACGACGGCGTCTTCAAGAGATCATGATCCAATCGGAAAAAATGCTTTCAGTTGGTGGTTTGGCTGCTGGAATGGCGCATGAGATCAACAATCCGCTCGGCGTCATTTTGCAAAGCATTCAGAACGTCATTCGTCGATCGAAGCCCGGAACAAAAGTTGGTGATCAGGCTGCCAGTGCATGTGGGCTTGATTTCGATACACTCCGTTGCTTTCTCAATTCAACTGGTATTGATGAAACCTATGAGGATATTCGAGGAGCGGGAGTGCGAGCCGCAAAGATTGTTGAAGATATGCTCTCGTTTAGCCGGAAGACAGATTCGACGTTGAACAAATGTTCTCTTCTGGAAATCACTCAGCGAGCCATTAATCTGGCGAAAGCCGACTATAATTTAAGAAAGAAATATGATTTCAAGAATATTGATTTACAAATTGATCACGAAGATGATCTTCCAAACATTCCGTGTCTTGAAAATGAAATCGAACAAGTCATTTTGAATCTCCTTCGGAATGCTGCTCATGCATTAGCTGAGTCGGGGCCTGAGCATCCGAGCATTCATATAACGATTCGACAGAATAACGATGAGATTGAGCTCCAGGTGTGTGATAATGGGCCAGGCATGTACAAGGATGTGGCTCGACGAATTTTTGAGCCGTTTTTTACAACTAAAGAGGCCGGAACAGGCACGGGACTCGGGCTGTCGGTCTCGTATTTTATTGTGACGGAACGACATGGAGGACACCTCTCCGTTACGACCGAACCGGGAGAAGGGAGCTGTTTTCTTATGTCTCTTCCGATATCGCGAGAAACTCGTCGGGACATGAATGGCGCCATCTCTCATCTCACGACGAATGAAGAAAAGCCCGTTTAA
- a CDS encoding HprK-related kinase B encodes MSPDSSAEFPIPKALTQETFNRLADGLLASTPLPLQLDLDLGGLPAAISTNNATLLAKLADYLHPFMRDDDRTPLLHLAAVESVPVRLGLKYTPRRPDPGKEVKEEWVRFLYSRIVHKTRTDMTFFVSAKYNIAAGPCLDNWDQIVNFLNFRFLNAKIGLGGVLCHASAVAVDQAGLMLAGLAGRGKSSLALTMMHDDDVDFISNDRAVITTADDGPYLFGSTKLPRVNPGTILHNEHLHRLLTPEEFIRFKAVPENELWTLEQKYDASIESCFGHGRQRLAANLSAVGILTWDRIDAPAKIVPVNLEEKPHLLQAFIKQPGIFIEQDGQNLPDTDFFTPEDYLEVLQNTPVYEITGGIDFVSAAKELRDDLVLKAKTLREKQPQPEPATDRIDEDV; translated from the coding sequence ATGTCGCCCGATAGTTCAGCAGAGTTTCCCATCCCCAAGGCCCTGACACAGGAGACGTTCAACCGTCTGGCCGATGGCCTTTTGGCCTCGACGCCCTTGCCGCTCCAACTTGACCTTGATTTGGGCGGTCTGCCTGCAGCCATCAGTACAAACAATGCAACACTGCTTGCCAAGTTGGCCGACTATCTCCATCCGTTTATGCGTGATGATGACCGTACGCCATTGCTCCATTTGGCGGCCGTGGAATCCGTACCGGTCCGGCTCGGTCTCAAGTACACTCCGCGTCGACCTGATCCTGGGAAAGAGGTCAAGGAAGAGTGGGTACGATTCCTTTATAGCCGCATTGTACATAAAACTCGAACAGATATGACGTTTTTCGTCAGTGCCAAGTACAATATCGCGGCTGGGCCGTGTCTTGATAACTGGGATCAAATCGTCAACTTTCTCAACTTTCGTTTTCTCAACGCAAAAATTGGCCTGGGTGGCGTGTTGTGTCATGCGTCTGCCGTTGCCGTAGACCAAGCAGGTCTCATGCTTGCCGGCCTGGCCGGTCGAGGGAAGTCAAGCCTCGCCTTGACCATGATGCACGACGATGATGTCGACTTTATCAGCAACGACCGAGCCGTTATCACGACGGCAGACGATGGGCCGTACCTCTTTGGCTCGACGAAATTACCGCGCGTCAACCCGGGTACCATCCTTCATAATGAGCATCTCCATCGGCTTTTGACTCCCGAAGAGTTTATTCGCTTCAAAGCTGTCCCCGAAAACGAACTTTGGACGCTTGAACAAAAGTATGATGCGTCCATTGAATCCTGTTTTGGACACGGACGTCAGCGCCTTGCAGCCAACCTCTCCGCTGTGGGCATTCTTACCTGGGATCGTATCGATGCCCCCGCGAAAATCGTTCCGGTCAATCTTGAAGAAAAACCCCACCTGCTCCAGGCATTTATCAAGCAGCCGGGCATATTCATTGAGCAAGATGGACAAAATCTGCCTGACACCGACTTTTTTACACCGGAAGACTATTTGGAGGTTCTTCAAAATACTCCGGTATATGAAATCACCGGTGGTATCGATTTCGTCAGTGCCGCAAAAGAACTCCGTGACGATCTTGTCCTCAAAGCCAAGACTCTGAGAGAAAAACAACCGCAACCGGAACCTGCTACCGACCGTATTGATGAAGATGTGTAA
- a CDS encoding PhoU domain-containing protein produces the protein MKFLTSVEENFRFMVMEVTKQVENTRIALERQDRSLREKIESRDDYIDNLKSVIENSCFSRVHGSTYTDKRTTDFIRAVNIVTNNLERMADHAVNIVNQTQYLSDIGFLRRYNCQAFFDEVQAGLNHVVDALIKQNIGLAFRICRCEYTLDELFKENFDQVMDDLRKGESPNDCITAHNILRYLERMGDTLKNVGEAVLFAAVGEKFKIRQYQALSDTLKGKGMNVPITRGEFQSIWGTRSGCRIGKVEGSEDGSHSQGVIFKEGNAAKLTQEKLNIETWETILPGLPPRIQGFLVNGESASMLVEYLSGCTFQEIVLSATDDILENAHFIIRQTVGILWSQTMKPQSICAHPMKQLRSRLPDVFRLHPLFETPSMGLSGVKINSVKSMIDQVSQLEETLCAPFSVFIHGDFNINNIVYNHGEQRIHYIDLHRSCDSDYIQDISVYLVSNFRLPLTDRAMRLRLSSVIETFLNFARRFAQEHGDSTFEARLALGLIRSFITSTRFEFNRKFARNMFLRGVYLMEKMLEHTGPMHEFVLPKDVLVY, from the coding sequence ATGAAATTTCTGACATCCGTTGAAGAAAACTTTCGCTTCATGGTCATGGAAGTGACCAAGCAAGTAGAGAACACACGTATCGCGTTGGAACGCCAAGACCGATCATTACGAGAGAAAATTGAATCCCGCGACGATTACATCGACAACCTGAAAAGCGTTATCGAAAATAGTTGTTTTTCTCGCGTTCATGGCAGCACGTATACGGACAAACGAACCACCGACTTCATTCGCGCTGTCAATATCGTTACCAACAACCTTGAACGTATGGCCGACCATGCTGTCAACATCGTTAATCAGACACAGTATCTCTCTGATATCGGATTCTTACGACGATACAATTGTCAGGCGTTTTTTGATGAAGTCCAGGCCGGTCTCAATCACGTTGTCGATGCCTTGATTAAACAAAACATCGGTCTCGCGTTCCGTATTTGCCGATGCGAATACACGTTGGATGAACTTTTCAAAGAAAACTTCGACCAGGTCATGGATGACCTGCGAAAAGGCGAATCACCCAACGACTGCATTACGGCGCACAACATCTTGCGCTATCTCGAACGCATGGGCGATACCCTGAAGAATGTCGGGGAAGCCGTCCTCTTTGCAGCCGTCGGTGAAAAATTTAAAATACGCCAATATCAAGCCCTCAGTGATACCCTCAAAGGCAAAGGAATGAACGTCCCCATCACTCGCGGGGAGTTTCAATCCATTTGGGGAACGCGTTCAGGTTGTCGCATTGGCAAAGTGGAAGGATCGGAAGACGGGAGCCATAGCCAAGGGGTTATTTTCAAAGAAGGGAATGCCGCCAAGCTCACCCAGGAAAAACTGAATATCGAAACATGGGAAACCATTCTCCCAGGACTTCCGCCCCGTATTCAAGGATTCCTGGTCAACGGAGAATCGGCATCCATGCTTGTCGAATATCTCTCTGGCTGCACGTTTCAGGAAATTGTGCTTTCCGCCACCGATGATATTCTGGAGAACGCTCACTTCATCATTCGTCAGACCGTAGGCATCTTGTGGTCCCAAACCATGAAGCCTCAATCGATCTGTGCTCACCCCATGAAGCAATTGCGCTCGCGATTGCCTGATGTCTTTCGACTGCATCCCTTGTTTGAGACGCCGTCCATGGGGCTCAGTGGAGTCAAAATCAACTCTGTCAAAAGCATGATCGACCAGGTCTCCCAATTGGAAGAGACGCTGTGTGCTCCGTTTTCGGTGTTTATTCACGGAGATTTCAATATCAATAATATTGTGTACAATCATGGTGAGCAACGCATTCACTACATTGATCTCCACCGATCTTGCGACTCCGATTATATCCAGGACATTTCTGTCTACCTTGTCTCCAATTTCCGTCTTCCCCTGACGGATCGTGCAATGCGTTTGCGCCTGTCGAGCGTGATTGAAACATTTCTGAATTTTGCCCGCCGATTTGCTCAAGAGCACGGCGATAGCACATTCGAAGCTCGCCTCGCTCTGGGGCTCATACGATCGTTCATCACCTCGACCCGTTTTGAATTCAATCGAAAATTCGCCCGCAACATGTTTTTGCGAGGCGTCTATCTCATGGAGAAAATGCTAGAGCATACAGGCCCCATGCATGAATTTGTGCTTCCCAAAGACGTGCTTGTCTATTGA
- a CDS encoding amphi-Trp domain-containing protein, which yields MSKGDRFKYESLQDRKNMAEYLRALADGFDSGHIVFTRKDAELIMSPLGLVEFVVEAKNREGRMKLNLKFGWREGTEEEPLTDDSLSIKG from the coding sequence ATGAGCAAGGGTGATCGTTTCAAGTACGAGTCGTTGCAAGACAGAAAAAATATGGCCGAATATCTCCGGGCACTGGCCGATGGATTCGATTCCGGACATATCGTTTTTACCCGTAAGGATGCCGAACTCATCATGTCCCCACTTGGTCTTGTCGAATTTGTTGTAGAAGCAAAAAACCGTGAAGGACGTATGAAGCTCAATCTTAAATTCGGCTGGCGTGAAGGCACAGAAGAAGAACCTTTAACGGATGATTCGCTTTCCATAAAAGGATAA
- a CDS encoding cereblon family protein — MMREKHVYAPLPKGKSPEVGSHRTYRKQKHGEVMILQRCQCETILFDTNEKPHVTKLWKEKEDDFTIEGGHRLRCRMCGHVITFGTSAIALFGASRHVFFNPHGQMFEIGLFSQAPGCVGVGVTTTEFTWFPGFAWQATLCRQCNIHLGWVYTSIDASSRPDAFYGLIMGLLIDDADND; from the coding sequence ATGATGCGAGAAAAGCATGTCTATGCGCCCCTTCCGAAAGGGAAATCTCCCGAGGTTGGCTCGCATCGCACGTACCGCAAGCAAAAGCATGGTGAAGTGATGATTCTTCAACGATGCCAATGTGAAACCATTCTCTTCGACACGAATGAAAAACCACACGTCACGAAGTTATGGAAAGAAAAGGAAGACGACTTCACCATAGAAGGAGGGCATCGTCTCCGTTGCCGAATGTGCGGCCATGTCATAACGTTTGGTACCAGTGCCATCGCTCTGTTTGGAGCATCACGCCATGTCTTTTTCAATCCACACGGGCAGATGTTTGAAATCGGTCTTTTTTCTCAAGCCCCAGGGTGTGTCGGTGTTGGTGTGACAACAACGGAATTTACGTGGTTTCCTGGGTTCGCCTGGCAGGCGACGCTCTGCCGACAATGCAATATCCATCTCGGTTGGGTATATACAAGCATCGACGCCAGCTCTCGTCCTGACGCATTCTATGGGCTTATCATGGGATTACTCATTGATGACGCTGACAACGACTAA